The genomic interval ACCTTAGTGCAAAATGGGCTGTGCGGAGAGCAAGGACGGCGAGGGGGAGGCGCAAAACAATAGGCCCAAATACCGGTCCTGCACGGACACCTGCTGGCTGGCCATTTACATTATATTCTGGCTGTTTTTGGTAAGAAATTGAAGAGATTTCGCCCTATTTAGAGATAAATACAGCCGAATTATGTATCGGGAAAGTGAAAGCTGAGACATTCATCTGCGCAGCGCGTCTGTCTGCTTCGCAGTGTGTGTGAGCGGTTTTTGCGGGCGGAAAGCGGCTACTTGTTACTTGAAAATGTCTCATTCATGTCGTCATCGCTGAATAGCTCATGTGCGGAATTGTTAATTCCTCTAATGAATGCGATGGATGATTTAACAGTCAGGGTTAGTCCGACATTGTATAAGCCCACATATAAATCCCTTGCGAAGCGAATCGATAACCGGTGTTCTGCTGTTCTGTTGTCCTGCAGGACACGCCACTCCTCGAAAGCATTTCCATGTCAAGTATTTGCATGGGTATGTCGCCCGCCAGAGcgattataataataatgccCCTTGACATGACATGCTGGTCATGGGGCGTTGGCTACCTGAACAATGATCTATCCACTTTAATTTGCCTCCTTTTCGTATTGCAGATAGTGATTGCCATCTTTTCGTTCGTTTATGGAAATCCCTTGCGCATCATCAATGGCTACGACTCCTTTGGCAACACCTGTGGCGTTAAGTACAATGAAAAGTTCCAGGGATTCCCGCTGTCCGGCATGAATACGCTCGACAAGCCGGAGCTCTTCTATTTCGATGTCAAGGAGCTGAAAAAGTCGCTCAAGATATGCGTCAAGACATGTCCCGCCAAAACTATGACCAAGGGCAGCGAGCTGCTGGAATACTACAGCCAAACGGGCACTCAGCTTTGCAAATACGACTACAACATGCAGCAGTTGACTACGGCGGGCAACGATGCCAAAACGTTCAATTTCCTGGGCCCTTGTCCCAGTTTTCCCGTTCATGAGAGGTGTGTGTTGATTACATCAcccaaattaaataatttaattcgcACATTAATCACTTCTTTAAAGTTCGCcagtcctacatcgctgtgTGCCCAAGGGTACGGGCGAGAAGGTTCAGAACTACTACGACATGCTCAACAACTGGGATGTGGCCCAGCAGTTCGTTGGCGACATCTACTCCACCTGGCACATCATTGCCATGGTCTGTGGATTGGCTTTGCGTAAGAGTTTCCGCATCCTTCACCAAAGTATTTCCTAACAATCCCTTTTCTCTAGTCATTTCCATTGCTCTGGTGACCATGATGCACTGGCTGTCTCGCATCGTCTCCTGGATCATTTGTGTTCTGGTCATAGTGGCCAGTGTGGCGCTTACTGTTGCTCTGTGGTATGCCTACTACAACATACGCAATAAGTCTGGAGTGAACACACAATACTCTATGCTGGAGGAGTTTGTGCGCAACCAACAGGCGGTCTTAACCCTGGCCGTCCTGGCCACCATAACCATGGTTCGTTAGCTCATTCAATACTTCATGGGCAGTTACTCAGTGTGTCTCCTTTACAGATAATCCTTATCGTGGTCATATACTTCTTGAAGAACAAATTGGCTGGCCTGTCTGCGCTTTTCGAAGAAGCTGGTCAGTGCATGATGAATCTCCCAGGACTTTTGATCGCTCCGCTCTTGGCCTTTCTCGTGCTTATAGCCTTCTTAAGCTTTTGGGTCGCAGTGATCATTTGCCTGGCCACTGCCAGTTCACCTGGACAAAGTCCCATTGCTCCGTTCGACAACTCGAAGGCCCATCAGCAGCCTTTGCCAGCAAACGCGTTGTTCGTTTCCAACAGCACCGGCGTCAATGATTTAAGACGTAAGTAGTCTCATATATCTGTGATGTAAATCCATTCTATGCAGGTTTCCCAAAGCAGACGAATTTGAAATAATCTGAATCatatatttttgcattttgtggtTATTTTATAACGTGAATTGGTGAATAAGTAAGTGATATTTGCTAAGGGCACAGAATTTGACtcat from Drosophila mauritiana strain mau12 chromosome 3L, ASM438214v1, whole genome shotgun sequence carries:
- the LOC117139008 gene encoding CTL-like protein 1, with amino-acid sequence MGCAESKDGEGEAQNNRPKYRSCTDTCWLAIYIIFWLFLIVIAIFSFVYGNPLRIINGYDSFGNTCGVKYNEKFQGFPLSGMNTLDKPELFYFDVKELKKSLKICVKTCPAKTMTKGSELLEYYSQTGTQLCKYDYNMQQLTTAGNDAKTFNFLGPCPSFPVHESSPVLHRCVPKGTGEKVQNYYDMLNNWDVAQQFVGDIYSTWHIIAMVCGLALLISIALVTMMHWLSRIVSWIICVLVIVASVALTVALWYAYYNIRNKSGVNTQYSMLEEFVRNQQAVLTLAVLATITMIILIVVIYFLKNKLAGLSALFEEAGQCMMNLPGLLIAPLLAFLVLIAFLSFWVAVIICLATASSPGQSPIAPFDNSKAHQQPLPANALFVSNSTGVNDLRPNARVEYADAGALRSMFWIYVVGLIWTVEFIFACQQFALAAAVAFWYFQKPTSTPTFYAIGKLVKYHLGTVAKGSFVITIFKIPRLILTYLYAKLKKGEDKGSECAACCLKCCICGFWLLEKFIRFLNHNAYTVVAIESINFCPAAGIAWNAMATNVLQVATINSVGDFILFLGKVVVAALSGLIGIVLLKDMPGLNFYMAPVIIIIIFSFFIAHIILSLFEMVVDTLFLCVCEDKTLNGRSGRWAQSNLAKLVGEEPLQPGEEPPIEVVQMMPINKQPFSITRLPQSDPEVAPMSAE